In Phyllobacterium zundukense, one DNA window encodes the following:
- a CDS encoding carboxymuconolactone decarboxylase family protein, producing the protein MIAPRAMPAIYWTVDGERFVGGWEMFLRTIGEEEATGRVAEIYDAQKSQLGFIMAATRCFTSRADLLPVYTDFSSKIRSGFSLGLREWRLITLVAAKHVPSTYCSHVYSQQLIGDLGSKVAVLAVQRDFRTAGLSDRDVEMLAYAEQITKDATQISQHDIDRLRSVGFSDPEICDIALCAAFRSFVSRFFDAVGASAETTFLDPDEDFRAAMTVGKQN; encoded by the coding sequence TTGATTGCGCCGCGGGCCATGCCTGCGATTTATTGGACAGTTGATGGCGAACGCTTTGTTGGAGGGTGGGAAATGTTCTTGCGGACGATTGGTGAAGAAGAAGCGACCGGCAGGGTTGCTGAAATATACGATGCACAGAAATCGCAACTCGGTTTCATCATGGCGGCAACAAGGTGTTTTACCTCACGCGCTGATCTTCTCCCGGTTTACACCGATTTCTCCAGCAAGATCCGCTCGGGTTTCTCGCTGGGTCTGAGAGAGTGGCGTTTGATTACATTAGTCGCTGCCAAGCACGTACCGTCCACCTACTGCTCGCACGTCTATAGCCAACAACTGATCGGTGACCTCGGGTCGAAAGTGGCGGTACTGGCTGTCCAGCGGGACTTTCGCACTGCTGGCCTGTCGGACAGGGACGTCGAGATGCTGGCTTATGCCGAGCAGATCACAAAAGACGCCACGCAGATTTCCCAGCATGACATCGATCGATTGCGCTCCGTCGGTTTCAGCGATCCTGAAATCTGCGATATCGCCCTTTGCGCCGCATTTCGGAGCTTTGTCAGCCGGTTCTTCGATGCGGTCGGCGCCAGTGCCGAGACCACCTTCCTCGACCCCGACGAAGACTTCCGGGCAGCCATGACCGTGGGTAAACAGAATTGA
- a CDS encoding cation:proton antiporter — MHQEVGLIATVAIGFVFAAVLGYIADRLRLPPLVGYLVAGILIGSYTPGFVADSQLAAQLAEMGVILLMFGVGLHFSTSDLLAVRGIAIPGALGRILFATLLGVGLSSWWGWSLGAGLVFGLSLSVASTVVLLKALEEQNMVDSVNGRVAVGWLIVEDLAMVLALVLLPAFAGPLGGHADATAGQTAAGGDIALTIALTLLQVAAFAGMAVFFGPKVVPWILTLVARTGSRELFTLSVLAIALGIAFGSAEIFGVSFALGAFFAGVVMSESHLSHRAAADSLPLQNAFSVLFFVSVGMLFDPSILIRDPIAVIAVLALIVFARSAIAFGIVLLLRYPVGMGLSVAAGLAQIGEFSFILAGLGVSLGLLPREGQDLILAGAILSITVNPLVLLAGEGLQKSIRSAWPAFFESYGKRKHETLCRELAIIKTRTDERNRQHQLEMQQLIETFPMFSQVGEDSQEELLLLFRPKSALPGQRVVRVGDRGDGMYFISSGAVEVQLDDENIPLEAGAFFGEMALLSGGRRTADVVAVDFCEFLVLERRDFHVFMSRHPALRAAVSNMARERTEMNVSRRKRDQSLDAT, encoded by the coding sequence GTGCATCAGGAAGTCGGATTAATAGCGACCGTTGCCATCGGCTTCGTGTTTGCAGCCGTATTAGGCTATATCGCAGATCGCCTGCGTTTGCCTCCGCTCGTCGGATATCTCGTCGCAGGCATCCTGATAGGATCCTACACACCGGGTTTTGTCGCTGACAGCCAGCTTGCTGCCCAACTCGCCGAGATGGGCGTGATCCTTCTCATGTTTGGCGTCGGCCTGCATTTTTCGACTTCCGATCTGTTGGCTGTGCGCGGAATCGCCATCCCCGGAGCACTCGGCCGGATACTGTTCGCGACACTGCTCGGTGTCGGTTTGAGCTCGTGGTGGGGGTGGAGCCTTGGAGCCGGATTGGTGTTCGGCCTCAGCCTTTCCGTCGCCAGCACCGTGGTGCTCCTCAAGGCGCTCGAAGAGCAGAATATGGTGGACTCGGTGAATGGCCGGGTGGCCGTTGGCTGGCTGATCGTAGAGGACCTGGCAATGGTGCTCGCACTCGTGCTACTTCCTGCCTTCGCCGGGCCTCTCGGCGGTCACGCGGACGCGACTGCCGGACAAACCGCAGCTGGGGGCGACATCGCGCTAACGATAGCCTTGACATTGCTCCAGGTCGCGGCATTTGCCGGCATGGCGGTATTCTTCGGGCCCAAAGTCGTACCATGGATACTCACTTTGGTTGCGCGCACCGGCTCACGCGAGCTGTTCACACTTTCCGTTCTCGCGATCGCCCTCGGTATTGCCTTCGGGTCGGCCGAGATATTCGGGGTGTCTTTTGCGCTTGGCGCATTTTTTGCCGGCGTGGTGATGAGCGAATCGCACCTCAGCCACCGGGCGGCCGCCGATTCGCTACCGTTGCAGAACGCGTTCTCGGTTTTGTTCTTCGTTTCCGTGGGAATGCTCTTCGATCCATCAATCCTCATCCGCGATCCGATTGCGGTGATCGCCGTACTGGCTCTCATCGTCTTCGCTCGGTCGGCGATAGCATTCGGCATCGTTCTTCTGCTGCGCTATCCCGTCGGAATGGGCCTTTCCGTAGCGGCAGGTCTCGCTCAGATCGGTGAATTCTCCTTCATACTGGCCGGCCTTGGCGTTTCGCTCGGTCTTTTGCCGCGTGAAGGACAAGACCTGATCCTTGCCGGCGCCATCCTGTCGATCACGGTGAATCCGCTCGTTCTGCTGGCGGGTGAAGGGCTGCAAAAAAGCATCCGCTCCGCTTGGCCAGCATTTTTTGAAAGCTATGGCAAACGAAAACATGAAACCCTTTGCCGTGAACTGGCGATCATCAAGACGCGAACCGACGAACGAAACCGACAACATCAACTGGAAATGCAGCAGCTGATCGAGACATTTCCGATGTTTTCGCAGGTCGGGGAGGATTCCCAGGAAGAGCTGCTCTTGCTGTTCAGGCCAAAGTCGGCACTACCGGGTCAACGTGTCGTTCGGGTCGGGGACCGGGGTGACGGCATGTATTTCATTTCGTCCGGTGCTGTGGAGGTTCAACTGGATGACGAAAACATTCCTCTCGAAGCAGGTGCCTTTTTCGGAGAGATGGCGCTCTTGAGCGGCGGGCGCCGCACCGCTGATGTTGTCGCAGTCGACTTTTGCGAATTCCTGGTCCTTGAACGCCGGGACTTCCATGTATTCATGTCACGGCATCCGGCATTGCGCGCTGCCGTCAGTAACATGGCAAGGGAGCGAACAGAAATGAATGTGTCGCGCCGAAAACGCGACCAGTCGTTGGATGCCACCTGA
- a CDS encoding cell wall hydrolase yields the protein MGPLIIGAAIYLFSPTVTAYQDMASLLSGSESGQGRWTSYLEKSPAGSIQKANMSFVDEKAITSGVPASGVDAPGIGSIAINGSQKSPDATPDEDRINRSEKQGRIVSVSRKAPPKAFSAGSILQRSSLLIRPTHGVEVEMAFAKPKIAGQEIQIALAFHNRAPDKPADDVPPMLASLINNDQPDILALGYAPAAPDYSKTSPFDTILNEPKQPGRFIPQLGKGDHDWLATPLPPVVFTKEEQKCLATGIYFEARSESVKGQAAVAQVILNRVRNPAYPKTICKVVYQNNDWINRCQFSFACEGRKLNVTEPKQWKVAQEVAMAVTSGRIFLPEIGSATHYHAVYVRANWAHTMKRIDKIGQHIFYRTYGGGWI from the coding sequence ATGGGTCCGTTGATCATTGGTGCGGCGATCTATCTGTTTTCGCCCACGGTCACCGCCTACCAGGATATGGCCAGTCTTTTGTCGGGCTCCGAATCCGGCCAGGGCCGCTGGACCTCCTATCTCGAAAAATCACCGGCCGGATCGATCCAGAAAGCCAATATGTCTTTCGTCGACGAGAAGGCCATCACGTCGGGCGTGCCGGCCAGTGGCGTCGACGCCCCCGGCATAGGCTCCATCGCCATCAACGGTTCACAAAAGTCGCCGGACGCAACGCCCGATGAAGACCGTATCAACCGTAGCGAAAAGCAGGGCCGCATCGTTTCAGTCAGCAGGAAAGCACCGCCGAAAGCCTTCAGCGCCGGCTCGATCCTGCAGCGCTCCAGCTTGCTCATCCGCCCGACCCATGGCGTCGAGGTCGAGATGGCGTTTGCCAAGCCGAAGATCGCCGGCCAGGAAATTCAGATCGCGCTCGCCTTCCACAACCGTGCCCCGGATAAGCCAGCTGACGACGTCCCGCCAATGCTGGCGAGCCTGATCAACAACGATCAGCCTGACATTCTGGCACTCGGCTATGCGCCCGCTGCGCCGGATTATTCCAAGACATCGCCCTTCGACACGATCCTGAACGAACCCAAACAACCGGGCCGGTTCATCCCTCAGCTCGGCAAGGGCGATCACGACTGGCTGGCTACACCGCTGCCACCGGTTGTCTTTACCAAGGAAGAACAGAAATGCCTGGCGACAGGCATTTATTTTGAGGCGAGAAGCGAGAGCGTCAAAGGCCAGGCCGCGGTCGCACAGGTCATTCTCAATCGTGTCCGCAACCCCGCCTATCCGAAGACCATTTGCAAGGTTGTCTATCAGAACAATGACTGGATCAACCGCTGCCAGTTCTCCTTTGCCTGCGAAGGGCGCAAGCTGAACGTAACCGAGCCAAAGCAATGGAAAGTCGCGCAAGAGGTCGCCATGGCCGTCACGTCGGGACGAATTTTCCTGCCCGAGATCGGCTCGGCCACGCATTACCATGCAGTCTATGTGCGGGCGAACTGGGCGCATACCATGAAGCGCATCGACAAGATCGGCCAGCACATCTTCTACCGCACCTATGGCGGCGGCTGGATTTGA
- the der gene encoding ribosome biogenesis GTPase Der has protein sequence MSFTLAIVGRPNVGKSTLFNRLVGRKIALVDDLPGVTRDRRVHAAKLYDLKFDVIDTAGLEEVDSESLEGRMRAQTELAIGEADLIVFLVDAKAGITPTDVTFADLVRRSGKPVILVANKAEARGAESGMYDSYALGLGEPTPISAEHGQGFPDLRDAIVEIMGEERVFPDEHVKPDADDTVAVTIPATPRSMDDLIGDDIDDPDADEVPAYDSSKPLRIAIVGRPNAGKSTLVNTMLGEDRLLTGPEAGITRDSISVDWEWNGRKIKLFDTAGLRRKSRVQGKLEKLSVGDALRAIRFAEVVIIVLDATIPFEKQDLQIADLIIREGRAPIIAFNKWDLVENRQMVLADLREKTERLLPQIRGIRAVPISGERNQGIDKLMAAVASTDEIWNRRISTGRLNRWMEGVTTHHPPPAVAGRRLKIKYITQVKTRPPGFVISCSRPEAFPTSYVRYLSNGLRETFDMPGVPIRLVLRTSDNPFAGRAKKKR, from the coding sequence ATGAGCTTCACTCTCGCTATTGTCGGCCGTCCGAATGTCGGTAAGTCCACGCTGTTCAACCGGCTCGTTGGCCGCAAGATCGCCCTTGTGGACGACCTTCCGGGCGTGACCCGCGACCGCCGCGTCCACGCCGCCAAGCTTTACGACCTCAAGTTCGATGTCATCGACACCGCGGGTCTCGAAGAAGTCGACAGCGAATCGCTTGAGGGCCGCATGCGTGCCCAGACGGAACTCGCTATCGGCGAAGCCGATCTCATCGTCTTCCTTGTCGACGCCAAGGCAGGCATTACCCCGACCGACGTGACCTTCGCGGATCTCGTCCGCCGCTCCGGCAAGCCGGTCATCCTGGTGGCGAACAAGGCCGAGGCGCGCGGCGCCGAATCCGGCATGTATGATTCCTATGCGCTTGGTCTTGGTGAACCCACTCCGATCTCGGCGGAACACGGTCAGGGCTTTCCCGATCTGCGCGACGCGATCGTCGAGATCATGGGCGAGGAACGCGTCTTCCCCGATGAACACGTCAAACCTGACGCGGACGATACCGTCGCCGTCACCATTCCGGCAACGCCACGTTCAATGGACGATCTGATCGGCGACGATATCGACGATCCGGACGCCGACGAAGTTCCGGCCTATGATTCGTCGAAGCCCCTGCGCATCGCCATCGTTGGCCGGCCGAACGCCGGCAAGTCGACGCTGGTCAACACGATGCTCGGCGAGGACCGCCTGCTGACCGGTCCGGAAGCCGGCATCACCCGCGATTCCATTTCCGTCGATTGGGAATGGAACGGCCGCAAGATCAAGCTCTTCGACACGGCCGGCCTGCGGCGCAAATCCCGCGTGCAGGGTAAGCTGGAAAAGCTTTCCGTTGGCGACGCACTGCGCGCCATCCGCTTCGCCGAGGTGGTCATCATCGTGCTCGACGCCACAATCCCCTTTGAGAAGCAGGATCTGCAGATCGCCGATCTGATCATCCGCGAAGGCCGTGCGCCGATCATCGCCTTCAATAAATGGGACCTCGTCGAGAACCGCCAGATGGTGCTCGCAGACCTGCGTGAAAAGACCGAGCGGCTTCTGCCGCAGATCCGCGGCATCAGAGCCGTGCCGATTTCCGGCGAAAGAAACCAGGGCATCGACAAGCTGATGGCCGCCGTTGCCAGTACCGATGAGATCTGGAACCGCCGCATTTCCACCGGCCGCCTCAACCGCTGGATGGAAGGCGTGACGACGCATCATCCACCGCCCGCTGTTGCCGGCCGCCGCCTCAAGATCAAGTACATCACGCAGGTCAAGACCCGTCCGCCGGGCTTTGTCATCTCCTGCTCGCGTCCCGAAGCCTTCCCGACATCCTATGTGCGCTATCTTTCCAACGGCCTGCGCGAGACATTCGACATGCCGGGCGTGCCGATCCGTCTGGTGCTGCGCACCTCCGACAACCCGTTTGCCGGACGCGCCAAGAAGAAACGTTAG
- a CDS encoding tetratricopeptide repeat protein: MTDDGFFREVNEELRSDKVKAIWTRYGSLLIGAVVAIVVGTGVFAFYEYWTEKQASQSGDQFLAALNFVRDGKNDEALKALDQLEKDGYGAYPVLARMRAAGVIAQKGDFAGAVAAFDKVSADTSIPQAIRDLAKLRAAFILVDTGSYDDVASRVEALSSDSNPMRHSAREALGLAAWKAGRGADASKLFQQISDDQTAPANVRQFADTMLDMLKSTGAATAAAAG; encoded by the coding sequence ATGACTGACGACGGCTTTTTCCGCGAGGTAAATGAGGAACTGCGTTCCGACAAGGTGAAGGCGATCTGGACCCGTTATGGCTCGCTGCTCATCGGTGCTGTGGTCGCCATCGTCGTCGGCACCGGCGTCTTTGCCTTCTACGAATACTGGACGGAAAAGCAGGCTTCGCAGTCGGGCGATCAGTTTCTTGCCGCGCTCAACTTTGTCCGCGACGGCAAGAATGATGAAGCGCTGAAGGCACTCGACCAGCTGGAAAAGGATGGCTACGGTGCCTATCCGGTGCTGGCTCGCATGCGGGCAGCGGGTGTCATCGCCCAGAAGGGTGATTTCGCCGGTGCTGTCGCAGCCTTCGACAAGGTTTCCGCCGACACCTCGATTCCGCAGGCCATTCGCGATCTTGCCAAGCTCCGTGCTGCGTTTATCCTTGTCGATACCGGCTCCTATGACGACGTGGCGAGCCGCGTCGAGGCACTGTCCTCCGACAGCAACCCGATGCGCCATTCTGCCCGCGAAGCGCTCGGCCTCGCCGCCTGGAAAGCTGGCCGAGGTGCCGATGCATCCAAGCTGTTCCAGCAGATCTCCGATGATCAGACTGCGCCTGCCAATGTGCGCCAGTTTGCCGACACCATGCTCGATATGCTGAAGAGCACCGGCGCCGCAACCGCTGCTGCTGCCGGCTAA
- a CDS encoding NnrU family protein — MLVLVVGIIVFLGIHSVRIVAPEWRLAKIAEWGEMKWKGLYSVISLIGFVLLVWGYGMARPEAPIIYEPPAWMKHITELLMLFAFIFLGVFIARPGKMKPALKHPMLIAIKTWALAHLLANGDLASLILFLSFLAWAVFDRIAIKRQERAGLAAPYIVAGPVSNDIIAIVVGLVLYALFVWKLHVLLIGVPPM; from the coding sequence ATGCTGGTACTGGTAGTTGGGATCATCGTTTTTCTTGGAATACACTCGGTGCGCATCGTCGCACCGGAGTGGCGCCTCGCCAAGATTGCCGAGTGGGGCGAGATGAAGTGGAAGGGCCTCTACTCGGTGATTTCGCTCATCGGTTTCGTGCTCCTCGTCTGGGGCTACGGCATGGCCCGGCCCGAAGCACCCATCATCTACGAACCACCGGCGTGGATGAAACACATCACCGAACTGCTGATGCTCTTCGCCTTCATCTTCCTTGGCGTCTTCATTGCAAGGCCCGGAAAGATGAAACCGGCGCTGAAGCATCCGATGCTCATCGCCATCAAGACCTGGGCGCTGGCGCATCTGCTCGCCAATGGCGATCTTGCCTCGCTCATCCTGTTTCTTTCGTTCCTGGCGTGGGCCGTCTTCGACCGCATCGCCATCAAGCGGCAGGAGCGGGCAGGTCTCGCAGCGCCCTATATCGTTGCCGGCCCTGTCTCCAATGACATCATCGCGATTGTCGTCGGCCTTGTGCTCTACGCACTCTTCGTGTGGAAATTGCACGTACTTTTGATCGGCGTCCCACCGATGTAA
- a CDS encoding polysaccharide deacetylase family protein, with protein MRSICTVLATSLAFSLSMPALANSGAELRGSIGAKPQYVLISFDNSGSNALWDRSRALAERSNAKFTYFLSCVFLIDHGDRKSYQAPGEAPGRSNIGFALSKEDIAKRLDNIWRARNEGNEIASHACGHFDGKTWSKAEWKRELATYKQVLRDAWSKYGSDPEPEGWKTFVDREIRGFRAPYLSESPALISALRDMGYVFDGSGVSRGPALPVYANGVYQFGLPTINEGPQNRPVIAMDYNLFVRHSGGFERTDHLNEFENRAYDAFKGAFDRQYRGSRIPFQIGLHFTLMNGDAYWRALERFTSEVCTKPDVRCTTYSEYLKETGAVTPVAGTDLKLPVTSGGM; from the coding sequence ATGCGTTCGATTTGCACCGTTCTCGCTACGTCCCTGGCGTTCTCGCTATCCATGCCCGCCCTGGCCAATAGCGGCGCTGAGCTGCGCGGCTCGATCGGCGCCAAGCCGCAATATGTGCTGATCTCGTTCGACAATTCCGGCAGCAACGCGCTGTGGGATCGCAGCCGGGCGCTGGCCGAGCGCTCCAATGCGAAGTTCACCTATTTTCTGTCATGCGTGTTCCTGATCGACCATGGCGATCGCAAATCCTATCAGGCGCCGGGCGAGGCGCCGGGCCGCTCGAATATCGGCTTTGCCCTGTCGAAAGAGGATATCGCCAAGCGCCTGGACAATATCTGGCGCGCCCGCAACGAAGGCAATGAGATCGCCAGCCATGCCTGCGGCCATTTCGACGGCAAGACCTGGTCCAAGGCAGAATGGAAACGCGAACTGGCCACCTACAAACAGGTATTGCGGGACGCCTGGAGCAAATATGGCAGCGATCCCGAGCCTGAAGGCTGGAAAACCTTCGTGGACAGGGAAATACGCGGCTTCCGGGCGCCATACCTTTCAGAGAGCCCGGCGCTGATCTCCGCTCTCAGGGACATGGGCTATGTCTTTGACGGGAGCGGCGTTTCCAGAGGCCCTGCCCTGCCCGTCTACGCCAACGGCGTCTATCAATTCGGATTGCCGACCATCAATGAAGGTCCGCAAAACCGGCCGGTCATCGCCATGGACTACAATCTCTTCGTTCGCCATTCCGGCGGCTTCGAGCGCACCGATCATCTCAATGAATTCGAGAACCGCGCCTATGATGCATTCAAGGGCGCTTTTGACCGGCAATATCGGGGCTCACGCATTCCGTTCCAGATCGGCCTGCATTTCACCCTGATGAATGGCGATGCCTATTGGCGGGCACTGGAGCGATTCACCAGCGAGGTCTGCACCAAGCCGGACGTGCGCTGCACGACCTATAGCGAGTATCTGAAGGAAACGGGCGCCGTGACGCCTGTTGCAGGCACCGACCTGAAGTTGCCGGTAACGAGCGGCGGCATGTGA
- the sbmA gene encoding peptide antibiotic transporter SbmA — protein sequence MFVSFFPKPKLFFISAALWSIAAVLFWFYAGRNLGASFGMPPAAPDAPPIIGISSFWSRPFIWFYIYFALVSVIFAGFWFVYSPHRWQVWSILGSALILFITYFQVQVSVAINDWYGPFWDLIQGILSKQNVSSTGALYAEIATFLGIALVAVTVSALTVFLVSHYVFRWRTAMNEYYMANWPKLRHIEGASQRVQEDTMRFSTIVEGLGTAFIDSIMTLIAFMPLLIRLSTHITELPVLGPVSQPLVIAAICWAVFGTVVLAIVGMKLPGLQFRNQRVEAAYRKELVYGEDHEDRAQPPTVKELFNNVRRNYFRLYFHYVYFNVVRYLYLQTNNIFALVLMVPSIIAGTITLGLLNQISNAFSQVTSSFQFLVNSWPTIVELMSIYKRLRAFEAVIYDEPLPEIDQRYLQTQSEEV from the coding sequence GTGTTTGTCTCATTCTTTCCAAAACCAAAGCTTTTCTTCATTTCGGCCGCACTTTGGTCGATAGCGGCTGTGCTGTTCTGGTTTTATGCAGGGCGAAATTTGGGAGCTTCATTCGGAATGCCGCCTGCTGCGCCGGATGCACCGCCAATCATTGGCATCTCCAGCTTCTGGTCCAGACCGTTCATCTGGTTCTATATCTATTTTGCGCTCGTATCGGTGATTTTCGCAGGATTTTGGTTCGTCTACTCGCCGCATCGCTGGCAGGTATGGTCGATCTTGGGATCGGCTCTTATTCTGTTCATCACCTATTTTCAGGTTCAGGTGAGCGTGGCCATCAATGACTGGTACGGTCCATTCTGGGATTTGATTCAAGGCATTCTATCCAAACAGAATGTATCGAGCACTGGTGCGCTATATGCTGAAATTGCCACTTTTCTTGGTATTGCCCTGGTGGCGGTGACAGTGAGTGCTTTGACGGTTTTCCTGGTCAGTCACTATGTCTTCCGATGGCGAACGGCCATGAACGAATACTACATGGCGAACTGGCCCAAGCTGCGACATATCGAGGGTGCTTCGCAGCGTGTTCAAGAAGACACAATGCGGTTCTCGACGATCGTTGAGGGGCTCGGAACCGCATTCATCGATTCGATCATGACATTGATCGCCTTCATGCCGCTTTTGATCCGTCTCTCAACGCATATTACTGAGTTGCCGGTCCTCGGCCCTGTTTCACAACCGCTTGTCATAGCTGCTATCTGCTGGGCGGTGTTCGGTACTGTTGTTCTTGCCATTGTGGGTATGAAGCTGCCGGGTCTTCAGTTCCGCAACCAGCGCGTTGAAGCAGCCTATCGTAAGGAACTTGTGTATGGCGAAGATCACGAGGACCGTGCACAGCCACCGACGGTAAAAGAGCTTTTCAATAATGTTCGCCGCAACTATTTCCGGCTCTATTTCCACTATGTCTATTTCAATGTGGTCCGCTATCTCTACCTGCAGACGAATAATATTTTTGCTCTGGTGTTGATGGTTCCCTCGATCATTGCGGGGACAATCACATTGGGTCTGCTTAACCAGATTTCCAATGCATTCTCGCAGGTGACATCGTCATTCCAGTTTCTTGTGAACTCGTGGCCGACCATCGTCGAGCTGATGTCTATCTACAAGCGTCTCCGGGCGTTCGAGGCGGTGATCTACGACGAACCGCTGCCGGAGATCGACCAGCGCTATCTGCAGACGCAATCCGAAGAGGTTTGA
- a CDS encoding YbfB/YjiJ family MFS transporter: MNPPASSPVRLALGGLVAMAIGMGIGRFIFTPILPGMMSDLGLTPGDAGIIASANYVGYLLGAVIAGFGWASGIERPLVYLSLALSAALCFAMSVSDGVIMFSVVRFFAGMASAFMLVFTATIVFSHLAATNRQDLQALHFGGVGTGIAFSSLLVAFCSAYGLGWREDWIGAAILSTLGLLAVLALIRQGPVRNGSAVEEEPITWTPAFIKINIAYGIFGFGYIITATFIIAIVRTSHGGAWMEALVWLLTGATGAVSVWLWTPLLRRVGPFVALALGCAVQAIGVAASVVLPSPVGPLLGGVLLGLTFIVITAFGFQAGRVLLPNAPRRVMAVMTAAFGIGQIIGPLIAGYLANITGNFTSATLVAAAGLVVAALFAFSARTQ, encoded by the coding sequence ATGAATCCACCCGCATCCTCTCCGGTCCGCTTAGCCCTTGGCGGTCTCGTGGCAATGGCTATAGGCATGGGCATCGGCCGCTTTATCTTCACCCCGATTCTGCCTGGCATGATGAGCGATCTGGGTCTCACGCCGGGCGATGCGGGCATCATCGCCTCGGCCAATTATGTCGGTTATCTCCTGGGCGCGGTCATCGCAGGTTTTGGCTGGGCCTCCGGAATCGAGCGTCCACTGGTGTATCTGTCGCTGGCGCTGAGCGCCGCGCTGTGCTTTGCCATGAGTGTCAGCGACGGCGTCATAATGTTCTCGGTGGTCAGGTTTTTCGCCGGCATGGCCAGTGCCTTCATGCTCGTGTTCACCGCGACGATTGTCTTCAGCCATCTTGCCGCGACCAATCGTCAGGACCTGCAAGCTCTGCATTTCGGCGGCGTTGGCACCGGCATTGCGTTTTCCTCGTTGCTGGTCGCATTCTGTTCGGCCTATGGCCTTGGCTGGCGCGAAGACTGGATTGGCGCTGCGATCCTTTCCACACTCGGGCTTCTCGCAGTCCTGGCGCTGATCCGGCAGGGCCCGGTACGCAATGGTTCGGCGGTGGAGGAGGAGCCCATCACCTGGACGCCGGCATTCATCAAGATCAACATCGCCTATGGCATTTTTGGCTTTGGTTACATCATCACCGCAACATTCATCATCGCCATTGTCCGGACCAGCCATGGCGGCGCCTGGATGGAAGCGCTGGTGTGGCTACTGACGGGCGCCACCGGCGCCGTCTCCGTATGGTTGTGGACGCCGCTCTTGCGGCGGGTCGGTCCCTTTGTCGCTCTGGCACTGGGCTGCGCGGTTCAGGCTATCGGCGTTGCTGCCAGCGTTGTGCTTCCTTCACCCGTTGGTCCCTTGCTGGGCGGCGTTCTGCTGGGCCTCACCTTCATCGTCATCACGGCCTTCGGGTTTCAGGCTGGACGTGTCCTCCTGCCAAACGCACCGCGCCGGGTCATGGCGGTGATGACGGCAGCTTTTGGCATCGGCCAGATCATTGGGCCGCTGATCGCCGGCTACCTCGCCAACATTACCGGCAACTTCACTTCCGCCACGCTGGTTGCTGCGGCGGGCCTCGTCGTGGCGGCACTTTTCGCGTTTTCGGCAAGAACTCAATAG
- a CDS encoding class I SAM-dependent methyltransferase, which translates to MTTGGIWTFIRALLKDPSRVSAIAPSGAALARLITSEISATTGGVLELGPGTGVFTNALLQRGVNPNNLTLVEYGAEFARLLQARFPGLRILQMDACQLGMHDLFEAEPAGAVVSGLPFLSMPPENVAAIVGGAFDNLRSDGAFYQFTYGLRCPVPKALLEQLDLDATCIGRAFCNLPPAAVYRITRRGSEADRMVEFSL; encoded by the coding sequence ATGACGACAGGCGGAATTTGGACATTCATTCGGGCATTGCTGAAAGACCCGTCTCGGGTAAGCGCGATCGCGCCATCCGGTGCGGCGTTGGCAAGATTGATCACGAGCGAGATAAGCGCCACCACCGGCGGCGTTCTGGAACTCGGGCCTGGCACCGGTGTCTTCACCAATGCCTTGCTTCAACGCGGCGTCAATCCAAACAATCTGACGCTGGTCGAATATGGCGCAGAGTTCGCAAGGTTGCTTCAGGCGCGGTTTCCCGGGCTGCGCATCCTGCAGATGGATGCATGCCAATTGGGAATGCACGATCTGTTCGAAGCTGAACCGGCCGGTGCCGTCGTCAGCGGGCTGCCTTTCCTGAGCATGCCGCCGGAAAACGTTGCAGCAATCGTCGGCGGTGCCTTTGACAATCTGCGCTCCGACGGTGCTTTCTACCAGTTCACGTACGGCCTCCGCTGCCCGGTGCCGAAAGCCCTCCTTGAGCAGCTTGATCTCGACGCGACTTGCATTGGCCGCGCCTTTTGCAATCTGCCGCCGGCAGCAGTCTACCGCATCACACGTCGGGGGAGTGAGGCTGATCGGATGGTTGAATTTTCCTTGTGA